A genomic region of Alligator mississippiensis isolate rAllMis1 chromosome 4, rAllMis1, whole genome shotgun sequence contains the following coding sequences:
- the LOC102574953 gene encoding cytochrome P450 27C1 isoform X3: MVAQVLRAEGRAPQRANMESWQEYRDLRGRATGLISAEGDQWLKMRKVLRQKILKPEDVSVFSGPVNEVITDLIKRIHTLKRQEEDGETVTDVNNLFFKYSMEGVATILYECRLGCLENSVPEKTVEYIEALALMFSVFKTAMYSGVIPKWLRPLIPKPWNVFCRSWDGLFKFSQIHVDNKLKDIQSRLEHGEEVKGGLLTYLLLSKELTLEEIYANMTEMLLAGVDTTSFTLSWVTFLLAKHPEVQQSVYEEIVNKLGKDHVPTADDVPKLPMIRAVLKETLRLFPVLPGNGRVTQEDLIVGGYLIPKGTQLALCHYATSYDEENFPMANEFQPERWLRKDHMDRVDNFGSIPFGYGIRSCIGKRIAELEIHLVLIQLLQNFEIKISSKTKPVRAKTHGLLTPGDSINVKFANRK; the protein is encoded by the exons ATGGTTGCTCAGGTTCTCCGGGCAGAGGGTAGAGCTCCACAAAGAGCTAATATGGAATCCTGGCAGGAGTACAGAGACTTACGCGGAAGAGCCACCGGACTCATTTCTGC GGAGGGGGATCAGTGGCTAAAAATGAGGAAAGTACTAAGACAGAAAATCCTGAAACCCGAAGATGTATCTGTTTTCTCTGGACCAGTCAATGAAGTTATTACTGATTTAATTAAGAGAATCCACACTCTCAAGAGACAAGAGGAAGATGGGGAAACTGTGACCGATGTAAACAACCTCTTCTTCAAGTATTCTATGGAAG GTGTGGCAACTATTCTGTATGAATGCCGATTAGGGTGCTTGGAAAACAGTGTCCCAGAGAAGACTGTAGAATACATTGAGGCTTTGGCATTGATGTTTAGCGTGTTTAAGACCGCTATGTATTCAGGGGTTATTCCCAAATGGCTTCGTCCACTTATTCCAAAACCCTGGAATGTTTTTTGCAGATCCTGGGATGGACTCTTCAAATTCA gTCAAATCCATGTTGATAACAAGTTAAAGGATATTCAATCCCGGCTAGAACACGGAGAAGAAGTAAAAGGTGGGCTGCTCACATATCTCCTATTAAGTAAAGAGCTTACCTTGGAAGAAATCTATGCCAATATGACCGAAATGCTTCTGGCAGGAGTGGACACA actTCTTTTACTTTGTCCTGGGTAACGTTCTTGTTGGCAAAACATCCTGAAGTTCAGCAGTCTGTGTATGAAGAAATAGTTAATAAGTTGGGCAAGGACCATGTTCCCACTGCAGATGATGTCCCTAAATTGCCAATGATAAGAGCTGTGCTTAAAGAAACCCTGAG GTTATTCCCAGTATTACCAGGCAATGGTAGGGTGACTCAAGAAGACCTCATTGTTGGAGGATACTTGATACCTAAAGGG ACCCAGCTGGCACTTTGTCATTATGCTACATCTTACGATGAAGAGAATTTCCCAATGGCAAATGAGTTCCAACCTGAGCGCTGGCTGAGGAAAGACCATATGGACAGAGTAGACAACTTTGGTTCCATCCCATTTGGTTATGGCATTCGCAGTTGTATAGGAAAAAGAATTGCAGAACTGGAAATTCACCTTGTACTGATTCAG TTGCTTCAAAATTTTGAGATCAAAATTTCTTCCAAAACAAAACCAGTTCGTGCTAAAACCCATGGACTTTTGACTCCTGGAGACTCCATCAATGTGAAATTTGCTAACAGGAAGTAA